In a single window of the Candidatus Tiamatella incendiivivens genome:
- a CDS encoding adenosylcobinamide amidohydrolase, with protein sequence MNSTPQVYVKDGIIGVRLNGRYKSIGNTIHMGGYHHITGIIFKQVNECGEECLSEKYASEIIRNEGLDPRETALFLTAAELPKWSSVNRTSLYEGFLLTIVTAGFKPMACVGGNEGDSNAGTINIAVVIDECLSDVAAIELVSMASSAKTAAIGDLLLGCGAGMGRAYATGTDAILVAYRDCIGERFAGPLTNIGKAVFAQIYNNIHRIAANISFEKRFQHITGLTIGELLDIGVEFYNKAPVPGVSVEEARDVLERIILEALRDPNVWELIMASRSLDDYGLAGSIPYLSRKDYLADYKGIVADELLGITLSMYLNGWKGLFAYYWIDRIKDKDKLPGSLPMFMDDIIGALLGGSLSKLYDHYLTRGKGS encoded by the coding sequence ATGAATTCTACCCCACAGGTATATGTAAAGGATGGTATTATAGGAGTAAGGCTAAACGGGAGATACAAATCTATAGGGAATACTATTCACATGGGCGGATATCATCATATAACTGGAATAATTTTCAAACAAGTCAACGAGTGTGGAGAGGAGTGTCTTAGTGAAAAATATGCTAGTGAAATAATTAGGAATGAAGGCTTAGATCCCAGAGAGACAGCGCTCTTCTTAACAGCAGCTGAATTACCTAAATGGTCAAGTGTAAATCGAACCAGCCTGTATGAAGGTTTCCTATTAACTATTGTAACGGCCGGGTTTAAGCCTATGGCTTGTGTGGGTGGTAATGAGGGCGACAGTAATGCTGGAACGATTAACATAGCAGTTGTGATCGATGAATGTTTAAGTGACGTCGCTGCCATCGAACTTGTTTCTATGGCATCATCAGCTAAAACAGCGGCAATAGGAGACTTACTACTAGGATGCGGTGCTGGAATGGGAAGGGCCTACGCTACAGGGACAGACGCTATTCTGGTAGCTTACCGTGATTGCATTGGGGAAAGATTCGCAGGTCCTCTTACAAATATTGGTAAGGCTGTCTTCGCTCAAATATACAATAATATCCACAGAATTGCCGCGAATATCAGCTTTGAGAAGAGATTCCAGCATATAACAGGGCTCACAATAGGAGAGTTGCTTGATATAGGAGTAGAATTCTATAATAAAGCCCCTGTTCCAGGTGTAAGCGTTGAAGAAGCTAGAGATGTTTTAGAGAGAATAATATTGGAAGCGCTCAGGGATCCCAATGTATGGGAGCTAATAATGGCGTCACGAAGCCTAGATGATTATGGTTTGGCAGGATCTATTCCTTACTTGTCCAGGAAGGATTACTTGGCTGACTATAAGGGGATAGTCGCCGATGAGCTCCTGGGGATAACATTATCAATGTATCTGAACGGGTGGAAGGGGTTATTTGCATACTACTGGATTGATAGAATCAAAGATAAGGATAAGCTACCAGGGTCTCTACCAATGTTTATGGATGATATTATAGGTGCTCTTTTAGGCGGGTCTCTGAGCAAGTTATATGATCACTACCTTACAAGGGGCAAAGGGTCTTGA